AATGCACGTGCAGCACATCGAGTTTCTGATACTTAATCAGGTTGACCATATGGCTGGCAAGCGCGAGATCGTAGGGCGGGTACTCAAACAGCGGATACACATTTACTGCAACTTCGTGGAAATCTATATTATGCTCGAATTCATTGAGCCGTTGTGGCCGGGCATAACTCAGAAAGTGTACTTTATGTCCCCTTTTTGCCAAACCAATGCCAAGTTCGGTTGCTACAACGCCGCTTCCGCCGTAGGTTGGATAACAAACAATGCCGATGTTCATGTGCGATAATGAGTTGAAAATGATAGATGTTCTGTATGATACCGCTTTTTGAAACAATGCGTTCAAATTTACTATCCTGCAGCATAAGGGAGTCACGACAACAGAATTCCAACCGCTGACACACTTTAAAAAAATCAGCTCAAACTTAAGCCAGATTCCTTTCCCAAAGGGCAATATTTTTCTGCTGTCAACTTATTGCAGCGCAAATAATTAACAGGTGTAAGCGGCTGTAAGCTGAATAGATTTTGGTGGCTCAACGATGGCTTCCTTTGTCATCCTGATGCTAAAGTATCGCGATTCTTTAATCCCAATGCCTTTCCACCGTTTTCAACATTGCCCTAACTGCAAGCGTCTGCTCTGTATAATCATTCAGGTAAATAGGTGCCTGAGTATTGCCGCGGAACAATATTCACAGTACATGGCATTCTTTGTATATTCAAACAAATTACACGCAAACGAAAGCTGGCTTCATAAGCCGTATTTCTTATTTCTCATTAAATCTTTCATTAGTAATCGTTCTATAGTATGGCAGGACATTCCAAATGGGCCAATATCAAACACCGCAAGGCCCGGCAAGATGCAGCGCGATCAAAAGCATTCACCAAAATTATCCGGGAGCTCACGGTAGCAGCCCGCGAAGGCGGAGGCGACCCGGGCGCAAATCCGCGTCTTAGCCTTGCGGTCGCCAATGCCAAATCGGTGAACATGCCGAAAGATAATATTGAGCGTGCAATAAAAAAGGGTACCGGTGAGCTTGAAGGGGAAAGCTACGAAGAAGTAACCTTTGAGGGCTACGGACCTGGTGGTGTTGCTTATTTTGTTGAATGCACAACGGATAACAACAATCGCACGGTAAGTGAAATCAGGCACGCCTTTTCAAAACATGGCGGCAATATGGGGACT
This genomic stretch from Cyclonatronum proteinivorum harbors:
- a CDS encoding YebC/PmpR family DNA-binding transcriptional regulator, whose protein sequence is MAGHSKWANIKHRKARQDAARSKAFTKIIRELTVAAREGGGDPGANPRLSLAVANAKSVNMPKDNIERAIKKGTGELEGESYEEVTFEGYGPGGVAYFVECTTDNNNRTVSEIRHAFSKHGGNMGTSGSVAFLFEQKGIITINREKLDEDEVMLAAIDAGADDVKVEGDVFEITTSREQLYAVRTSLEEAGYTIASAELQRLPATEVTVDADTAASNLKLMYRFEDHDDVTNVFTNMNMSEEVMNLAENM